The genomic region GGGATCCTCTTTCAGCGATCAACTTTCCGAGTATCTTTGCGGCGTCCTTGTCCTTTTTGCTTTTACCTTCTCCGGCAAAAGTTTTTTCGGATGTGGTCGCGTAAGCAAGAGTTACACCCTGAACGTCATCGATGATCTGACAGCTCAGATACTTGTTCGATTTATTGAAAACTAAACGAGGGCGGCTTCCTGATTTTTTGAGTTTAAATCGGGAACGTTCCGCTCTTTTGATTTTGGAAATACTTTTCTTCAGTTTATCAATCATGGCTTACTTCTTACCTGTTTTTCCGGCCTTTTTCTTGATGAACTCTTCAGCATATTTGATTCCCTTTCCTTTGTAAGGCTCGGGCGGTCTTTTAGAACGGATATCCGCGGCAACTTGTCCAACAAGTTGTTTGTCGATTCCGGTAACCTTGATCTTCAGCTGTTCCAGTACATCGATCTTGATGCCTTTAGGAGCTTTATAAACTACTTCGTGAGAATACCCAAGGCTCATCACCAAGTCTTCTCCCCTCTTCTGAGCTCTGTAACCGACCCCGGTGATCTCGAGATTCTTTTCCCAACCTTGACTTACGCCTTTTACGCAGTTCATCAGAAGGGCTCTGGTCAATCCGTGAAGAGCGACGACTTTTTGGTCTTCGGAACTTCTTTCGAGTTTAACGATTCCGTTCTCGTTTTTTACGGAAAGGCCTTCGAAGATCGGAGTGGAAAGTTCTCCAAGAGGTCCTTTTACTTTAATATTTGCGTTTTCTTGCTTCACTTCGACTTTCTCAGGAAGCTTGATTTCTGCCTTACCAATTCTGGACATGATGTTTCGCAATCGAATCTGTCGGATTAGGACATCTTCAGGATTACTTCACCTCCCAATTTGAGTTTGCGGGCGTTTTTACCGGTCATGATTCCTTTCGAAGTCGAAACGATCAAAGTACCGATGTTGTTTTTATACGGACGAATCTCCGCGCTCTTGATATACACGCGTCTTCCCGGAGTGGAAACTCTGATGAGCTCGCGAATGATCGGACGTTTGGTCTGATCATACTTTAGAAAAACCTTATAATCTTCGAAAGTTTCATTCACTTTAACGGACTCGTAGTCTCTGATAAAGCCTTCTTCTTTCATGAGATCGAGAATGGATTTCTTGATCTTGCTTCCTGGAACCAGGCAAGTCTCGTGTTTCGCTCTCCCAGCATTTCTGATGCGGGTCAGCATATCTCCGATTGGATCTGACATACTCATGATTATTATTTCCTCTCTCTCACCAGGATGATTTTACTACGCCGGGAATCTGAGCGCCGCTCGCGAGTTTCCGGAAGCAAATTCTGCACATATCGAATCTTCTGAGGTATCCGCGTGATCTTCCGCAGATCGGGCAACGGTTGTACTCTCTTACCTCGAACTTTTTCTTTCTCTGGTGTCTTACGGTTATAGAAGTTTTAGCCATAACTTTTGAAGATTACTCCTTATTTCTGGTTCCTGTAAGGCATTCCAAAAGCTGCAAGAAGGCTAAACGCTTCCTCGTTCGATTTTGAATTGGTTACAAAAGTCATATTGATCCCGTAGAGAGTGTTGATCTTATCAACCTTGATCTCCGGGAAAATGATCTGTTCTTTAATGCTCATGTTGTAGTTTCCGCGACCGTCGAAACCTTTGTCGTTGACTCCTTTGAAGTCACGAACCCGGGGGAGAGCCACGTTCACCAATCTGTCCAGGAACTCATACATATAGTCCCCGCGCAGAGTCACCATACAACCAAGGCTCATCCCTTCGCGGATTTTGAATCCCGCGATGGATTTTTTCGCCTTCGTTTTAACCGGTCTTTGTCCGGTGATGAGTGCTAATTCTTCCACAGCGGCTTCGAGAGCCTTAGGGTTGGTATGAGCCTCGCCCATCCCCACGTTGAGAACGATCTTCTCCAAACGTGGAACCTGCATGATGGATTCGAATTTAAACTTTTTGTTTAATTCGGGAACGATTTCGTTCTTATATTTTGTTCTGAGTCTAGATGCCATGGCTTATAACTCTTTCTTATCCGGTCTGCTCACACGGACCTTTTTCCCTTTGATAGTCTCGAATCCCACGCGAACTCCCGCTTTTTTCTTGGAGTCGTAAAACATCACGTTGGAGATGTGCATAGAAGCTTCCACTTCGATCACTCCGCCTTGAGGATTCTCTTGAGTCGGTCTCATAAATCTTTTTCTTTTATTGAGTCCTTCTACGATTACGCGGTCTCTTTTCTTATCGATGGAGAGAACCTTTCCTTTTTTTCCCTTCTCTTTTCCGGCGATGCAAATCACTTCGTCGTTCTTCTTGAAGCGGAATTTTTTGAATTTCGTGTATTCGGAACCACGATAAGTCAACTTAGCCATTATAATACCTCCGGAGCCAGAGAGATAATCTTAGCGTATTTTTTATCTCTGAGTTCGCGGGCAACAGGTCCGAAGATCCTGGTTCCCTTTGGATTTCCTTTATCGTCGATGATCGCGCAAGCGTTGTCATCGAAACGGATGTAAGATCCGTCGGGTCTTCTGATTTCTTTGGTCGTTCTTACGACAACGGCTCTTTGAACCGCCTTGTTATGAACTTTTTTACCGGTAGAATCTTTCAGACCGAAAGCAGGCTGAGCGTCTTTCACCGCGACGATGATTTCGTCGCCGACGGAAGCGTATCTTTTTTTAGATCCGCCCAGCACTTTTATACACATTACTTTTTTGATTCCGGAGTTGTCCGCAACCTGTAACCAAGTTTCTTGCTGGATCATATCACTTCGCCTTCTCTACGATTTTATACAGTCTATGTCTTTTTTCTCTAGACAGAGGACGAGTTTCAATCGCGAGGATTTTGTCCCCGATCGTGCATTCGTTTTTCTCGTCATGAACTTTGAGTTTCACGGTCTTTCTGACGATTTTCTTAAATCGAGGATGAGTCTTTCTCGTTTCCACAACGATAACGACGGTTTTATCCATCGAGTTGCTAACAACTCTCCCTTCCGTAAGAAGCGATTTGTTGATATGTTGTTTCCCGGCTGTCATAAATCCTTCTTAGCCCTTAACCTTCGCGCTTAAACGCGCGAGATTTTTTTTCTTTCTTTTAGCGCGGGAGAAGATCTTGGATTTCTTTTCTCCCGGATTGGCCTTCAGTTGTCTTTCTCTCTGAATGGTCAGAAGTTTAGCGATTTTCTTTTTCGTATTGTGGATCACCTTAGGGTTTTCCAAAGAACGAGCCACTCCGTATTGAAAACGGGAATTTCTAAGAACCTTTCTCGCTTCTTCGAGTTGCTCGAGAATTTCGCTGTCTTTCAGTTCTTGCAATTTGATCTTTTTCATAGAGCAGACCTTTTCACGAATTCGGTATGAATCGGTAATTTGTAAGAAGCCAAACTAAGGGCTTTCTTTGCGGTTTCTTCGTCGATACCGCTCATTTCAAAAAGAATTCTTCCCGGACGGATCTCAGCAATCCAGAACTCAGGGTTCCCCTTTCCTTTACCCATCCGAGTTTCGGCCGGTTTTTTAGTGATCGGAGTATGAGGAAAAATCCTGATCCAGAGTTTCCCGCCTCTTTTTACTTGGCGGTTGATAGTAATCCTTGCGGCTTCGATCTGTCTAGCGGTCAATCTTCCGGAAGTAACGGCTTTTAAACCGAATTCTCCGAAGGAAACCGCGGAACCTCTTTCATCGGTTCCTTTCAGCCGTCCTCTTTGTCTTTTTCTGAACTTTACACGTTTAGGTGATAACATGGCTCTTACTCTTTACAGCGATTAGCTGGTTCTTCTCTTTACTGCGTATTTATCTTCTTCAGATTCTTCTTTGCTCTGAATGAAGTCCCCACTGTAGGTCCAGACTTTAACGCCGATTTGTCCGAAAGTGGTTTTTGCTTCTTTAAATCCGAGATCGATCTTCGCGCGAAGAGTGTGGAGAGGAATTCTTCCCTCTTTGTAGTTCTCTCTTCTCGCCATGTCCGCTCCGTTCAAACGACCGGAGATCAGAATTTTAATTCCTTCCACTCCGCCTCTCATGGCGCGGCGAAGTTCTTGTTTCATAACTCTCCGGAAAGGTTGTCTTTGTTCGATCTGAAGAGCGATGGATTCCGCGATACACTGAGCGACGGTTTCCGGTTTTTTTACTTCGATGATGTTCAGGTTCACCGGTTTATCGGTCATCGTCTTAAGAATTTTCTTAACCGCTTCGATGTTGGAACCTTTTTGACCGATCACGATACCGGGCTTCGCAGTGTGAAGATTTACGTTGATCTTCTCCGGAAATCTTTCGATTACCACTTTTACGATTCCGGCGTTGTTAAAACGGCCTTGGATGAACTTACGGATCTTGATGTCTTCATGAAGATTCTTTTTATAATCGGACTGAGAGAACCAAATTGAGTCCCAGCCTCTTGTGATCCCGATTCTTAAACCGATTGGATTTACTTTCTGTCCCATGAATACTCCGTATTAATCCGAGAGAACCACGGTGATGTGGCTCAGTCTTTTTCTAATTCTCGCCGCACGGCCTCTTGCACGAGGACGGAAACGTTTCATGATCGGTCCTTCGTCCACGTAGATCTTTTTGATAAAAAGTTGAGTGGAATCAACCTTGTCGTTCAAAACGCTCGCGTTTGCGGAAGCGGAAAGAATCACTTTTGTCAAAGGTTCGATCGCTCTTTTATTGGTGAATTTAAGAATATCAAGGGCTTCGTTGACTGCGTATCCGCGAATTTCATCCGCAACGAGGCGAACTTTTCTCGGAGACATTCTCACGAAACGAGCAACTGCTTTAGCTTCCATTACTTCTTGCCCGCCTTTTTATCCCCGGCAACGTGACCGCGGAAAGTTCTTGTAGGAGAGAATTCTCCCAATTTATGCCCGATCATGTTCTCGTTGATGTAAACGGGAGTGAATTGTTTCCCGTTGTGAACCATCACTGTATGTCCAACCATATCCGGGAAGATCGTACTTCTTCTGGACCAGGTCTTGAAAGGTTTCTTTTGGTTTTCGGAGTTCAACTTGGTGATCTTCTTCATGAGATGATCGTCGATGAACGGACCTTTTTTAATACTTCTAGCCATTTACAAATTACCTGTTCCTGTTCCGTTTTCTCTTCTGAACGATGAACTTATCGCTCGGACGAGTTGATCTTCTGGTTTTGTAACCCTTAGTCGGTTGTCCCCAAGGAGAAACCGGGTGACGACCTCCGGAAGTACGACCCTCGCCACCACCATGCGGGTGATCCACAGGGTTCATTACGACCCCGCGAACGGTTGGGCGTTTTCCGAGCCAACGGGATCTTCCCGCTTTCCCGATCGAAACCAAGTTGTGATCTTTATTACTGCAAATTCCGACGGTTGCGAAACAATTCTCGTGAACCTTGCGAACTTCAGTCGAAGGAAGTTTCAGAAGAATGTATTCTCCGTCGCGGCCTGCGATCGTTCCGAAAGAACCTGCGGTTCTTGCGATTTGTCCGCCTCTACCGATTTGAAGTTCCACGTTATGCACGTTTGTGCCCGGTGGAATTTTTCCGATCGGCATCGCGTTTCCGATTTTAATTTCGGAACCCGCGCCGGATTGAACGGTGTCGCCTACCTTGATTCCGTCCGGAGCAAGAATATAAGAATATTCTCCGTCCTTGTAACAGATCAAAGAGATGAATGCGGAACGGTTCGGATCGTATTCCAGAGTCTTAACGACTGCAGGAACATCGGTCTTTCTGCGTCTGAAATCGATGATACGATATTTTCTTTTTACGCGACCGCCTTTGTGACGAACGGAAATTTTTCCGCCCTCTCCTCTACCCGCTTTGTAGTTAAGGGTAAGAGTTAAAGGTTTATACGGTTCCGTTTCCGTGATTTCCGAGAAATCGAGAACGGATTTATAACGGCTTGCGGAAGTTACGGGTTTAAACTTTTTGATTCCCATTTTTTATGCTTCCTTTGCGAAATCGATGCTTGCGCCGTCACGGAAAGTCACTACTGCTTTTTTCCAATGTGGACGGGGAGCCGGCATGTTTCTGAAACGTTTGATCTTTCCTCTGAAAACTTGAATGTTTACGGAAGAAGGAGTTACTTTGAAAATCTTTTTGAACGCTTCTTTGATCAGAGTTTTGTTCGCGTCGATATGAACCTTAACGGTATATTTTACCATTCTGGTTCCTTTCTTGCTGTTGGCTCCGATCGTTTCGAGGTCTTGAGACTTCTCGGTGATTACGGGTGTAAGAATTACGTCTTGGAGATTCATTTCTGCGCTCCATACTGAGTCAGCATCTCTTTCAGAGCGGCTTCGGTGATAACCAGATTGCGGTTATACAGAATGTCTCTGCAGGAGATTCTTTTTGAATTGATGTATTTTACGGTCGGGATGTTACGAACCGATTTTTTAACGAAATCATTCTCGCCTTGAACCAGGAATCCGATGACTCCGGTGTTTCTAAGATTCATATTTTTGAATATAGAATCGAAAGACTTCGTGCTGAATTCTTTCGGATCGAGATCTTCGATCACCTTCACTGCGGATGCTTGCGCTTTTTTACCTAAGATAGAAAGCACGGCTCTGTGTTTGAGTTTGGAAGAAACTTTATAAGAATAGTCTCTTTTTTGAGGCCCGTGAACCGTTCCCCCGCCGACCCAATGAGGAGCGCGAGTGGAACCTTGTCTTGCGCGGCCGGTCCCTTTTTGAGACCAAGGCTTTTTACCACCACCGCGAACTTCCGATCTGGTTTTCGTTGCGTGGTTACCTGAACGCAGATTCGCATTCTCAGATTTAATCGCTTCGTAAATCGAAGCTACGCTGAGTTTGCTTTCAAAGAGTGCGGAAGGAAGTTCGATTTCAGAAATCAGTTTTCCTTCTTTAGAATACTTCTGTGCTTTCATATCTAACCCGGATTTTAGATCTTCTCGATCGTAATAACTGTGTTTGTAGTGCCGGGAACAGCCCCGCTTACGAACACAAGATTCTTTTCTTCGTTGATCCGGACTACTTTCAGATTCCGGACTGTAGTTTGTTGGGAACCTGTTCTTCCGGGAAGCTTAACGCCTTTAAAAACCCGAGAAGGAGTTGAGTTCGCTCCCATGGAACCTGGGTGTCTGTGAAAACGAGAACCGTGTCCACCTGGTCCCCCAGCGTGTCCGTGGCGTTTTACAACCCCTTGGTATCCTCTTCCTTTGCTGACCCCGGTAACTTTTACCACGTCGGAAACAGCAAATACATCCTGAATTTTCAGAACCGACCCTGCAGCAGGGGAATCTCCGAAACTACGGAATTCTCTCAAAACTTTCTTAGGACCAAGGCTCGCTTTTGCGAGGTGGTTCTTTTCTGCTTTTGAGATTTGAATTTCTTTAATGTCTTGGAATGCTAATTGAATCGCTTCGTATCCGTCATTTTCCACAGACTTGACTTGGGAAACGGCGCAGGGACCGACTTCCAATACAGTTACGGGAATAATATTTCCCTGTTCGTCAAAGATCTGAGACATTCCAACTTTTTTGCCGATTAATCCCTTTGCCATCGTTCCTTACCTTCAGGATTTGATATCTACGGATACCCCTGCAGGAAGCTGGAGTTTCATCAAAGCTTCTACAGTGTCTTCATTGGTATCCAGAATATCGATGAGCCGTTTGTGTGTTTTTAATTCAAACTGCTCTCTGGATTTTTTATTAACGTGCGGAGAACGCAGAACCGTATAGATCTCTTTCTTAGTAGGAAGAGGAATCGGGCCGGAGACAGTCGCTCCGGTCCTTTTCGCAGTTGCTACGATCTCATAGGTCGATTGGTCAATCAACCTATGGTCGAACGCTTTCAGTTTTACTCTAATTTTTTGTCCGGCCATTTTCAGAGAGCTCTTACTCGGTGATTTCCGCGACAACGCCGGATCCGATGGTTCTTCCGCCTTCGCGAATTGCGAACTTGAGACCTTTGTCCATTGCGATCGGGCTGATCAATTCAACTGTCAGAGAAACGTTATCACCAGGCATAACCATCTCAACACCGTTAGGAAGGTTACAAACACCGGTAACGTCAGTCGTTCTGAAGTAGAACTGAGGACGGTAGTTATTGATGAACGGAGTGTGACGTCCGCCTTCATCCTTAGTTAAAACGTAAACCTCAGCGGCAAACTTTTTGTGAGGAGTGATAGAACCCGGCTTCGCGAGAACTTGTCCTCTTTCGATGTCTTCTTTTTTAGTTCCACGAAGAAGAGCACCGATGTTGTCACCAGCTTCAGCTTGATCGAGAAGTTTTCTGAACATTTCGATACCGGTTACTACAGTTTTAGTAGTCGGGCGGATACCGATGATTTCAACTTCGTCGTTCACTTTAAGAACGCCTTGTTCAACTCTTCCTGTTGCAACAGTTCCACGACCAGTGATCGAGAAAACGTCTTCCACAGGCATAAGGAAAGGCTTATCAGTAACGCGTTTTGGATTTGGAACGAAAGTATCCAAAGCTTCCATCAGTTTGAGGATTGCAGGCATCCCGATTTCAGACTCATCGCCTTCAAGAGCTTTTACCGCAGAACCGTGAACGATAGGAGTAGTATCGCCTGGGAAGTTGTATTTGTTGAGAAGGTCGCGAACGTCCATTTCAACCATTTCGATCATTTCCGCTCTTTCGTCAGCGGCAAGCATGTCCGCTTTGTTGATGAATACGATCACGTAAGGAACACCAACCTGACGAGCAAGAAGAATGTGTTCTTTCGTTTGTGGCATTGGTCCATCCGTTGCGGAAACAACGAGGATAGCCGCGTCCATCTGAGCCGCACCGGTGATCATGTTTTTAACATAGTCAGCGTGACCCGGACAATCTACGTGTGCGTAGTGACGGTTAGCAGTTTCATATTCCTGGTGAGAAGTAGCGATGGTGATTCCACGAGCTTTTTCTTCCGGAGCGTTATCAATTTGGTCATAAGCAACAGCTTTGTTCTTACCACCGATCGCTTTCGCAAGTGTAGTAGTAATAGCTGCCGTCAGGGTCGTTTTACCGTGATCCACGTGACCAATTGTTCCAACGTTTAAGTGAGGTTTAGACCTATCAAACTTTTCTTTAGCCATAGCGACTTGTTAATCTCCTTACTTTTTAACGAACCCTAACGGGAATCGACTAATGTAATTACGTAATAGTGTTCAGAGTCAAAAAGGGAGTCTAGAGACAGAACACCCCTTCCCTGTGTCATATTTCTAAGAACGCTTGCAAAGCCAAGCAAGTTTTCCGTAGAAGCCTTTGCGTGCACAAGCGACTTGCCGTCACCGACCGACACAACGTTCTGAATCTTTGCGTTTCTCTTGGAAAGAACACCAAGCACATCGCCCATCGATGTATCTGGTATCAAAATCTCTAATAGAGAAACCGGACCAATCAGTTCCGTATGATTCCGAATTATGTCTTTTAAGCCTTTGATGACGGCTACTTTTACAAGTGAAGAAGTCTCGTTTGATAGATCCGGTGGATCGTATCGATGAACGATCAAATCCAAGCCGAGAATTTCTTCTCCCTTGAATCCCTTTGCCACTACTTCATAAAAAGCTGATGTAATGGCTTCTTCTAGTGTTTCAGTAATCTTAGTTTCAAAGCGCACATCCTTGGAGAAGCTGTTAGAGCTAACCAAAGAGGCCTGCACCAGTCCGCTTGAGATTTTTTGATCAAACGCGGTATGCTGAAATTCACCCTGTATGACCATTTTTTTCCAAAGCTCAAACCTTGCAACTTTTATCCCGCTCACGTTGACTTTATAAGAATAGAATTCTTTCAAACGAGAAAGAGAAACTTCCAAGTGAAGTTCTCCGAGTCCGGAAAGTTGAATCTGTCCCGTTTCCGGGAGAATCTTGATCTCCAAACCCTCATCCAACCAGGTCAGTTGTTGAAGAGAATTCCAAAGCGCGTCTCTGTGTTCGTCCGCTTCGGGTTCGAGAAGAATTTGAAACTGTTTTCGAATGGGCTGTAGTTCCGACCTATATTCTTTTTGCGGGGAAGAATACAAAACGTCCCCCGGTTGGATCGAATGCAACTCCGGAACGACGATGATTTCTCGGGCGAGCGCCTGTTTTGTCTCTTCTATGTCTCTTGTCGAAATGTAGTATAGGGAATCCATTTTCCCTTTCGAGGAAATCGACCAAAATTCCTGATTTTGTGGGAACTCCTTCGAAGCCACGATATAAACGATTCTTCCCAGATCGGGATGAAGTTCTCGTTTGAAGGCGATCCCCAATTCTTCCTTAGGTCGGAACTCCGGCTGAAAACTTTTCGATAAAAGTTCCAGAGAACCGAGGAGTTCCCGCACTCCGTCTCCGTGCAAGGCCGCGCCTCCGAGAACGGGGAAGAATTCTCCCTTCCAGAACCCGCGCGAAAAGCCGTCTCGGGCCAGAACGGCGAGGTTGTCGGGGTTTTTGAGATATTGTTCCGACAATTCGGAATCCCATTCCAACAACGGCAACAAGGATTGGTCGGAACTACGATCCGACAAAAGTGAAAAATCTCCACCTTCCTTCCAAAGAAGAACCGGTTCTTTTTCCAAAATCGCTTCGAGATCCACGAGCGAATCCGTGATGTCGATTCCCTTTCGATCGAGTTTGTTTAAAAAGAATAGAATCGGAATTTTTCGTTTTCGAAGCCATTCCACGTTTTGAAGCGTTTGCGATTTCAGACCTTCGAACGCGTCGATGAGAACGATGCCCAGATCGGCGACCACAAGAGAAGCGCTCGTCTGACTTTGAAAATCGAGATGTCCAGGATTATCTAAGAATTGAAACAGAACCTTGGGTTCTTTCGGGTTCGGCCAAAAAACCCTCGCGAGTGTGGATTGAATGGAAATCCCTCGTTCGATCTCCTCTTGTAAATAATCGGATTCGGTGGTGCCCTCTTCGATCGTTCCGGGTCTACGGATTTTGCCGGTCTCGAAAAGAATTCTTTCCAAAAGAGTGGTTTTGCCGGCATCGATATGCGCAAAGATTCCTATGTTTAAAATCTGCATGAGGATCTATTCCGAGATTTTCCAGTTTTAGGAGTTCCCACATTTTCTTAAAAACAAAAAAGGAGAGGCGAACCTCTCCTTTGCGATCTGAAATCGGCTTCGATACCGAAGCCTCTATAAAATTCTTTCTTACCAGCGATAATGGGAGAAAGCTTTGTTCGCTTCCGCCATTTTCCGGATATCTTCTTTTTTCTTGATAGCGGAACCGGTTCCTTTTTGAGCTTCGATAAACTCGGCGGCCAACTTGGAAGCCATACCTTTTTCGTTTCTATCTCTGGAATAACGGATCAACCAACGAATACCGAGAGCCAGTCTTCTTTCCGGACGAACTTCGATAGGAACCTGATACGTAACCCCGCCCACTCTTCTGGACTTTACTTCCACTTGTGGTTTAGCATTTTCTAATGCTTCACGGAAAGTGGTATAAGGATCGTTACCGGTTTTTTTCTGAATGATTTCCAACGCATCGTAGAATAATCTTTCCGCTACGGATTTTTCTCCGCTCAGCATCAAGCAGTTGATGAACTTCGCAACTTGTACGTCGTTGTAAACTGGATCCGGAGTAATTTTCCGGGGTTCAACTTTTCCTCTTCTTCTAGACATCGATTCTTATCTCCCGATTAAGCCTTAGGACGTTTCGCGCCGTATTTGGAGCGACCGTTTCTTCTCTTATCCACACCCAAGGTGTCGAGGGTTCCGCGAATGATATGATAACGAACCCCTGGAAGATCTTTTACCCTTCCACCACGAATCAGAACCACGTTGTGTTCCTGAAGATTATGTCCCTCACCGGGAATGTATGCCGTAACTTCGATTCCGGTTGTTAAGCGAACCCTTGCGACTTTTCTTAAAGCCGAGTTCGGTTTTTTCGGAGTAAACGTCATTACTCTTGTACAAACTCCTCTTCTCTGAGGAGAGCTCTTTAATGCAGGAGATTTAGTTCTCTTCTTCTGCTTTTGCCTGCCGTGGCGAATCAATTGACTGATTGTTGGCATGAATTTCCTTCTCTAAAAAAATTTCAGATCGTTTTTACCAGATCGCCAAACACTCTCGATTTGTAAAGTGAATGACGATCGTTCGGATTCGGCCCGCTTCGAAGAATTCTCCGAAGCGACCGCTTCTTCTTATTCGTCTCCGTCCGCGTCGGACTCTTCAGCGATCGCTTGCGGGATTTCCTCTTCCTCTTCTTCTTCGAGAGGACGATCGAGATCTCCGTAAGTCGATTTGAATACCGCAATATCCTTATACTTCTTAGTTCCCGTTCCGGCTGGGATCATGTGACCGATGATGACGTTCTCTTTGAGACCCATCAAGTTATCGGTTTTACCTTTGATCGCCGCGTCGGTAAGAACCTTGGTCGTTTCCTGGAAGGAAGCGGCCGAGAAGAAGGATTCCGTATTCAAGGATGCTTTTGTAAGTCCGAGAAGAATCGGAACCGATTCCGCAGGAGAACCACCTTCTGCGATGACTCTCTTGTTTTCATCGTTGAATACAAGTCTGTCGATTTGTTGCTGATTTACGAAACTGGTATCACCGGAATCGGTAATCAGAACTTTTCTGAGCATCTGACGAACCACAACTTCGATGTGTTTATCGTTGATATGAACCCCTTGCAGTCTGTAGACCTCTTGGACTTCTTGAACGAGATACACTTGAAGTGCGGTAACACCTTTTACTCTGAGAATGTCGTGAGGATCGAGATTACCGTCGTCGATTTGATCTCCTCTCTTCACGAAGTCTCCATTACGAACCCGAATCTGTTTACCGATCGGAATCGCAACTTTTACTTTTTCCTGATCCGGATTGTCCGGATGGATATAAAGAATCCGTTTTTCTTTTACGATCTCGCCGCTGATCTCGATCTTTCCATCGGTTTCCGCGAGAGTCGTCGCATCCTTAGGTCTTCTCGCTTCGAAAAGTTCGTCGACTCTTGGAAGTCCCCCGGTAATATCTCGAGTTTTTTCAGCGACAGTAGGAATTTTGAAGAGAATATCTCCGGCTTTCACTTTGTCCCCGTCTTGAACGGAGATGATCGCGTCCACAGGAACCGAGTATTCTTCTCTCGAGCTTCCGGAAATGACCGTGATGCGCGGGTTGAGTTTTTCTCTTCGCTGTTCGATTACCTTCAAGAGAATGTTGGAAGTTTTAACATCCTCGTCTCTTCTTACGTTCTTTCCGATTTCCAGATCCATCCACTGAATGGTTCCGTCGATTTCGGAAATCCCCACTTCGTTGTAAGGGTCGAACTCTGCAAGAGGTTGGTTCGGCTGAGTGATGTCGTTTACTTTTACGTTTACGACGGTTCCCGTTTTAACAGGAATCACGGCTTCCTCTCCCAAGATGCGGAAGATTCCATTCTCGATATGAATGGTTCCCGGCATTTCGGAAGTTATGTTTTCTCCGTTCGGAGAAGTAGCCACCAATTCTCCCTTGTCCACTTTCTGTCCGTTTTCAACGCGTAAGTTGGAAAGTTCTTCGGTTTTGTATTGCTGGATCAATCTTTGAATTACGATCGAACCGCGACGTGTGAACACGTTTTGAGCTTTGTCGTTCGCAATCAAACGTCCGTTGATATTGTTTACGATCGCGGTATAAGATACCTTGTGCTCTTTCTCTTGAACTTTTGCGGACGCCGCACCACCGATGTGGAACGTTCTCATCGTCAACTGAGTTCCGGGTTGTCCGATGGACTGAGCCGCGATGGTTCCGACCGCTTCCCCGATTTCCGCAGGAATCAATCTCGCCATGTCCATACCGTAACAACGGATACAAACACCTTGTTTCGATTCGCAAGTCAGAGGTGAGCGAACCCGGATCTTGTCGTAACCGAGGTTCTCCACTTTTTGTC from Leptospira kmetyi serovar Malaysia str. Bejo-Iso9 harbors:
- the rpsS gene encoding 30S ribosomal protein S19; the protein is MARSIKKGPFIDDHLMKKITKLNSENQKKPFKTWSRRSTIFPDMVGHTVMVHNGKQFTPVYINENMIGHKLGEFSPTRTFRGHVAGDKKAGKK
- the rplB gene encoding 50S ribosomal protein L2 — protein: MGIKKFKPVTSASRYKSVLDFSEITETEPYKPLTLTLNYKAGRGEGGKISVRHKGGRVKRKYRIIDFRRRKTDVPAVVKTLEYDPNRSAFISLICYKDGEYSYILAPDGIKVGDTVQSGAGSEIKIGNAMPIGKIPPGTNVHNVELQIGRGGQIARTAGSFGTIAGRDGEYILLKLPSTEVRKVHENCFATVGICSNKDHNLVSIGKAGRSRWLGKRPTVRGVVMNPVDHPHGGGEGRTSGGRHPVSPWGQPTKGYKTRRSTRPSDKFIVQKRKRNRNR
- a CDS encoding 50S ribosomal protein L23, which gives rise to MNLQDVILTPVITEKSQDLETIGANSKKGTRMVKYTVKVHIDANKTLIKEAFKKIFKVTPSSVNIQVFRGKIKRFRNMPAPRPHWKKAVVTFRDGASIDFAKEA
- the rplD gene encoding 50S ribosomal protein L4: MKAQKYSKEGKLISEIELPSALFESKLSVASIYEAIKSENANLRSGNHATKTRSEVRGGGKKPWSQKGTGRARQGSTRAPHWVGGGTVHGPQKRDYSYKVSSKLKHRAVLSILGKKAQASAVKVIEDLDPKEFSTKSFDSIFKNMNLRNTGVIGFLVQGENDFVKKSVRNIPTVKYINSKRISCRDILYNRNLVITEAALKEMLTQYGAQK
- the rplC gene encoding 50S ribosomal protein L3, whose protein sequence is MAKGLIGKKVGMSQIFDEQGNIIPVTVLEVGPCAVSQVKSVENDGYEAIQLAFQDIKEIQISKAEKNHLAKASLGPKKVLREFRSFGDSPAAGSVLKIQDVFAVSDVVKVTGVSKGRGYQGVVKRHGHAGGPGGHGSRFHRHPGSMGANSTPSRVFKGVKLPGRTGSQQTTVRNLKVVRINEEKNLVFVSGAVPGTTNTVITIEKI
- the rpsJ gene encoding 30S ribosomal protein S10, whose translation is MAGQKIRVKLKAFDHRLIDQSTYEIVATAKRTGATVSGPIPLPTKKEIYTVLRSPHVNKKSREQFELKTHKRLIDILDTNEDTVEALMKLQLPAGVSVDIKS
- the tuf gene encoding elongation factor Tu, whose product is MAKEKFDRSKPHLNVGTIGHVDHGKTTLTAAITTTLAKAIGGKNKAVAYDQIDNAPEEKARGITIATSHQEYETANRHYAHVDCPGHADYVKNMITGAAQMDAAILVVSATDGPMPQTKEHILLARQVGVPYVIVFINKADMLAADERAEMIEMVEMDVRDLLNKYNFPGDTTPIVHGSAVKALEGDESEIGMPAILKLMEALDTFVPNPKRVTDKPFLMPVEDVFSITGRGTVATGRVEQGVLKVNDEVEIIGIRPTTKTVVTGIEMFRKLLDQAEAGDNIGALLRGTKKEDIERGQVLAKPGSITPHKKFAAEVYVLTKDEGGRHTPFINNYRPQFYFRTTDVTGVCNLPNGVEMVMPGDNVSLTVELISPIAMDKGLKFAIREGGRTIGSGVVAEITE